The following proteins come from a genomic window of Sorghum bicolor cultivar BTx623 chromosome 3, Sorghum_bicolor_NCBIv3, whole genome shotgun sequence:
- the LOC110433917 gene encoding carbonic anhydrase, chloroplastic-like isoform X2 gives MSSCLCLPKKKEGQGAAAKPSIDSTTSTVVQNPKPTQPPPPPSKGMDAVERLKVGFQKFKTEVYDKKPELFEPLKAGQAPKYMVFACSDSRVCPSVTLGLQPGEAFTVRNIASMVPPYDKTKYSGTGSAIEYAVCALKVQVLVVIGHSCCGGIRALLSLKDGAPHNFHFVEDWVRIGSPAKAKVHKEHASVPFDDQCSILEKEAVNVSLANLKTYPFVKERLAKGTLKLVGAHYDFVSGKFLTWEPVMDAVDRLKSGFEQFKIEVYDKKPELFEPLKSGQAPRYMVFACADSRVCPSVTLGLMPGEAFTVRNIAALVPGYDKTKYTGIGSAIEYAVCALKVQVLVVIGHSCCGGIRALLSLQDGAPDNFHFVEDWVKIGFPAKMKVKKENASVPFDDQCYILEKEAVNVSLENLKTYPFVKEGLANGTLKLVGGHYDFVKGEFLTWKV, from the exons ATGAGCAGTTGCCTTTGCCTCCCTAAAAAGAAGGAGGGCCAGGGGGCGGCAGCGAAGCCGTCCATAGATTCAACCACCTCGACAGTCGTTCAGAACCCGAAGCCTACCCAACCTCCACCTCCTCCCTCCAAG GGCATGGACGCCGTCGAGCGCTTGAAGGTCGGGTTCCAGAAGTTCAAGACCGAGGTCTATGA CAAAAAGCCAGAGCTGTTCGAGCCTCTCAAGGCTGGCCAGGCCCCCAAG TACATGGTGTTCGCCTGCTCCGACTCCCGTGTGTGCCCGTCGGTGACCCTGGGCCTGCAGCCCGGCGAGGCCTTCACCGTCCGCAACATCGCCTCCATGGTGCCACCCTACGACAAG ACCAAGTACAGCGGCACCGGGTCCGCCATCGAGTACGCCGTGTGCGCCCTCAAGGTGCAGGTGCTCGTCGTCATTGGCCACAGCTGCTGCGGTGGCATCAGGGCGCTCCTCTCCCTCAAGGACGGTGCACCTCACAACTT CCACTTCGTTGAGGACTGGGTCAGGATCGGCTCCCCTGCCAAGGCGAAGGTGCACAAAGAGCATGCCTCAGTGCCGTTCGATGACCAGTGCTCCATCCTGGAGAAG GAGGCCGTGAACGTGTCCCTCGCCAACCTCAAGACTTACCCCTTCGTCAAGGAACGGCTGGCCAAAGGGACCCTCAAGCTGGTCGGCGCCCACTACGACTTCGTGTCCGGGAAGTTCCTCACATGGGAGCCT GTGATGGACGCCGTTGACCGCTTGAAGAGCGGGTTCGAGCAGTTCAAGATCGAGGTCTATGA CAAGAAGCCAGAGCTTTTTGAGCCTCTCAAATCTGGCCAGGCCCCCAGG tacATGGTGTTCGCCTGCGCTGACTCCCGTGTGTGCCCGTCGGTGACCCTGGGCCTGATGCCCGGCGAGGCCTTCACCGTCCGCAACATCGCCGCCCTGGTCCCAGGCTACGACAAG ACCAAGTACACCGGCATCGGGTCCGCCATCGAGTACGCCGTGTGCGCCCTCAAGGTGCAGGTGCTCGTCGTCATTGGCCATAGCTGCTGCGGTGGCATCAGGGCGCTCCTCTCCCTCCAGGACGGTGCACCTGACAACTT CCACTTTGTTGAGGACTGGGTCAAGATTGGCTTCCCTGCcaagatgaaggtgaagaaagaGAACGCTTCGGTGCCGTTCGATGACCAATGCTACATTCTAGAGAAG GAGGCCGTGAATGTGTCCTTGGAGAACCTCAAGACCTACCCATTCGTCAAGGAAGGGCTGGCCAACGGTACCTTAAAGCTGGTCGGCGGCCACTATGACTTCGTGAAAGGAGAGTTCCTCACATGGAAAGTCTAG